Proteins encoded within one genomic window of Anopheles gambiae chromosome 3, idAnoGambNW_F1_1, whole genome shotgun sequence:
- the LOC5668182 gene encoding uncharacterized protein LOC5668182 codes for MFFRRVFAKNAAGSSSSGDSATSSNGNTGGGSMHAMHGSSLGMSANGVPLESPARYRRALNVEDNHRVLSVLQLTPLWEYIIRNNELPVGLNMNELFREFLERLHDPEFQVRQHALRVLIDVIIVLRDETDIYFAPLLPPIIDNLGHPSPAVRKGALDVLKVYIAQTKLPETVMLEIMNYGMDRNPKDPLSSRYIVGVMLALPSLIQPAILTAKRTFILRAVINALGGKMVQITYQEIALKILLKIKNTIGSREFYECISVAYRRDFDLLCNVYGLPNPPKSPRRDPVVPPGEIPLGNVDMRKSWKPTVTPGAPMQPLSPKAQRWKSGSHGDISRSTVTNDPVRLRHRVGSDERLPAQHDYILSKGPGGGPLLRRVSLEKIDDSKVIMETEIKINKESVTMRILEAENSNSNSISEESDEDNANKRFGVVRVLTDSELEDSVTVKSIAGSQATMQQELLHSSDTEYVRRTPRRVRFGGEIVKMRTPDSDTFDQSDQDALTLSQTSNQSTQLLSSSSATSDRTSSTMAPPQRSSLKSASSSSDRSSTAYSNTMMRRQYSQSADTERSSPPSTMALSSSDFNSSFTSKLRPSSAKSIMETSGLSELNSGSDPEDNLAPSMVASSVAEEVENSTSRASSRPKSSLTRPKSAKTPPPEPKEIQQPEPVKINNTAPQHPETPDAQSRPEPDPLTATALDASSILADKIEEVKQAIQGIESKINNVVMQKADSIDTVQNHNAGHSSTPKLEPNLSLEVLMKTNHNENAANLEQDPSQAEHNKKDYTKELNIEIPKEEKLQNAPPPPSPKPAQAADKGEGVTPVTSQTKPIPKIVRSSGIPRLNTMPSPKTMRKAHETLNNAPKSPTTTGSSDGKGQLTPQPANAVRGRTLSRSRSATSATMKRSVYISPSSLSPKPHSGIEMIHNLLRSPSTSPHRSRRKSSNVSDAKSLDMIAASDKNNNNTQLISSVSESVVDGRTDKCISVNEDDIFDVFGKTIATQTSVDELVDRPAPFVPFTRTPSRLAFGAPSDANGNEIISTLSPSAADGHEKFVSFSKDRTHSPNVSRPESPKQTQPSMQQIISSWEDLGIVSRLTLLQLKSPDWRLRSQGFCSIEEALKSSDNLAKVQPYLESLLRTLLSSERNLDVIDDKVRMLVNLVSRLPLENLEDRVGQIMTGLCRQGGPGSNTVAKALMQRLPTAAIVQRLLSDDFLHAKSSKFRENALQTVLFALMTFPSTYFDIKTLISRATEAALDRKKRVRHAALDVLAVLGQISSPKLVLDVVCAAVGTRSEGNHLITAVKARLARKQLPFIGPDGSVEYAIKVPSNRASSVIMFGADVDWIEAGSGSASPTFNRPGRNKYPSFQVENSSFEDIRQKPSFTVFDEIKQPIETSKIATHSGWTSKIPVSYADNMAQPVGPTNATRPMYGNGQSSRSYPELLDSKLTAAAGAKPGTINNRKLEGNLSGIPQIANGKLSRNATSSSSSSRFPEMDPKTNGKAMLAKNNNPYEMRTPRMRGKLYSRNSDGFMSDTIASANKQVHNDIRPATDPVVESEGFRQSRFGMRFYNPNLMGSHNKQQMTTHVQKQDVDQRPNLSPSKGFNNHHHHHHHHHDHHAASNGGANNRSNSASHGEHQSYYADSNMGTGSGTAPSTPHRTRFLGEHQPPAGAGINQESYIIHRDENYDSEQDERSSNDSTSTRIISNSILNFRERDRDRVTVGGDGPYPGALSGGSRPPSIPSVSRPQSVSSHKSIGSGVLKHQATPEGRTSRTSNASYSNASMKNASMGDNGSLKSHRSFAGKAPGDDRADGEWYGERATTPIHSEMDGISSNQVQYESDYDEEDDEQERKHDRHLKPKSPTTPKRYPTPSPRPLQGSYSTEELSSHNAYRQQEGEEEEEEEEEIEEELAISRPRSRVQSASMGNLQHLDRIEVAEQSPVPVSPKKILKKPFLVRRSSKVAPVKEVVSSVKAKNKLNEVIFQKTLRRFEKPKDALNNCLTHLESPNWEQNISGLQFFVRLIRHHPEVIDTQIHLLSVALAKQVRNLRSQVARAACQASAEFFATHRRCLEGEAEDIATHLLHRTADTNKFLRADATQALEAMCDNVSIPKVVHIISYKGATHQNAVVRTTAAKLLNKIVQQLGSEKVFALPKETRDKLILTGAHLLLEGSLETRNYTKSMFKQLADHSNYSKVLLEVIPPRTYRNIEKSLNSIRQMS; via the exons ATGTTTTTCCGTCGCGTGTTTGCTAAGAACGCGGCCGGTTCCTCCAGCAGTGGTGACAGTGCGACTTCCTCGAATGGCAATACAGGAGGAGGCAGCATGCATGCCATGCACGGTAGTAGTCTCGGTATGTCTGCCAACGGTGTGCCGCTCGAATCTCCGGCCCGGTACCGGCGTGCACTGAATGTGGAGGATAATCATCGAGTGCTATCAGTGCTGCAGCTGACACCACTTTGGGAGTATATCATTCGCAATAATGAGCTCCCGGTCGGGCTCAACATGAACGAGCTGTTTCGGGAGTTTTTGGAGCGATTGCACGATCCCGAGTTTCAGGTGCGCCAACACGCACTGCGTGTCTTGATTGACGTGATCATAGTGCTGCGAGATGAGACGGACATCTACTTTGCCCCGCTACTTCCGCCCATCATCGACAATCTGGGCCACCCTTCTCCGGCAGTGCGAAAGGGTGCGCTGGATGTGCTGAAGGTGTACATCGCCCAAACCAAGCTCCCCGAAACCGTTATGCTGGAGATCATGAACTACGGTATGGACCGAAATCCGAAAGATCCGCTCAGCAGCCGGTACATCGTGGGGGTTATGTTGGCACTGCCTTCGCTCATTCAACCCGCTATTTTGACCGCCAAACGAACGTTCATTCTGCGCGCGGTTATCAATGCGCTCGGGGGCAAGATGGTGCAAATAACGTATCAAGAGATTGCGCTTAAAATCCTGCTCAAGATCAAAAATACGATCGGTTCGCGCGAGTTTTACGAGTGCATTTCGGTGGCGTATCGGCGTGATTTTGACCTTCTGTGCAATGTGTATGGCTTGCCGAATCCACCGAAAAGCCCGCGACGGGATCCAGTCGTTCCTCCCGGCGAGATACCGCTGGGAAACGTTGATATGCGAAAGTCGTGGAAACCAACAGTGACTCCCGGTGCACCGATGCAGCCACTCTCACCCAAAGCACAGCGCTGGAAGTCTGGTAGCCATGGAGATATTTCTCGATCGACGGTGACCAACGATCCGGTGCGATTGCGACACCGAGTCGGATCGGACGAGCGACTCCCAGCGCAGCACGACTACATTCTGAGCAAAGGACCCGGCGGAGGACCACTGCTGCGGCGCGTTAGTTTAGAGAAGATTGACGATTCGAAGGTCATCATGGAAACGGAGATTAAAATCAACAAGGAGTCGGTGACGATGCGTATCCTAGAGGCGGaaaactccaactccaactcAATCAGCGAGGAAAGCGACGAAgacaatgcaaacaaacggTTCGGAGTGGTGCGTGTCCTTACCGACAGCGAGCTGGAGGATAGCGTCACAGTGAAATCGATTGCGGGAAGTCAGGCAACCATGCAACAAGAGCTGCTGCACTCTTCCGACACGGAATACGTCCGGAGAACGCCGCGACGCGTACGGTTTGGTGGAGAAATAGTTAAAATGCGCACCCCAGACAGCGACACATTCGATCAGAGCGATCAAGATGCACTTACACTCTCACAGACGTCAAACCAATCCACACAGCTGCTATCGTCCTCTTCAGCAACATCGGATCGAACGTCTTCAACGATGGCGCCACCTCAGCGATCCTCGTTGAAATCGGCATCCTCGTCTTCTGATCGTAGCAGCACAGCCTACTCTAACACGATGATGCGAAGGCAATATTCGCAGTCGGCAGATACGGAACGTTCGTCACCTCCAAGCACTATGGCGCTGTCGTCTTCCGACTTTAACAGTAGCTTCACCTCCAAACTAAGGCCCTCGTCGGCAAAGTCGATCATGGAAACGTCCGGGCTGAGCGAACTTAACTCGGGATCCGATCCGGAGGATAACTTAGCTCCATCAATGGTAGCAAGCAGTGTTGCAGAGGAGGTAGAAAATAGCACATCGCGAGCATCATCACGACCTAAGTCATCTCTTACGCGTCCAAAGTCTGCAAAAACTCCTCCACCAGAGCCGAAGGAGATACAACAACCAGAACCggttaaaattaataatactGCTCCACAACATCCAGAGACGCCCGATGCACAAAGCCGCCCAGAACCCGACCCACTAACGGCGACCGCTCTCGATGCTAGCTCCATCTTGGCCGACAAAATAGAGGAAGTAAAGCAAGCGATTCAAGGTATCGAAAGCAAGATAAACAACGTAGTAATGCAGAAGGCAGACTCGATCGATACGGTACAGAATCACAATGCAGGCCACAGCTCAACACCTAAGCTAGAGCCAAACCTCTCACTCGAAGTGCTTATGAAAACCAATCACAACGAAAATGCGGCCAACCTTGAACAGGATCCTTCCCAGGCAGAACACAACAAGAAGGATTACACCAAAGAGCTCAACATCGAAATAccgaaagaagaaaagctaCAAAacgctccaccaccaccatcgcccaAGCCAGCCCAGGCCGCCGACAAGGGTGAAGGGGTAACTCCCGTCACATCACAAACCAAACCAATACCCAAGATCGTACGATCATCAGGTATTCCTCGCCTCAACACGATGCCCTCACCAAAGACGATGCGGAAAGCGCACGAAACCCTCAACAATGCGCCCAAGTCACCGACCACCACCGGTAGCTCCGATGGCAAAGGTCAGCTCACACCGCAGCCGGCCAATGCGGTCCGCGGTCGCACGTTGTCGCGAAGCCGATCGGCCACCTCTGCCACGATGAAGCGAAGCGTCTACATCAGCCCCTCATCTCTCAGTCCCAAGCCGCACAGTGGCATCGAGATGATTCACAACCTGCTGCGAAGTCCGTCCACATCGCCGCACCGAAGTCGTCGGAAAAGTTCAAATGTGAGCGATGCAAAGTCGCTCGATATGATTGCGGCAAGCgataagaacaacaacaacacccagCTCATATCCAGTGTTAGCGAATCGGTCGTCGACGGGCGTACGGACAAGTGCATCAGCGTGAACGAGGATGACATCTTCGATGTGTTTGGGAAAACCATTGCGACACAAACGTCCGTCGATGAGCTGGTGGACCGCCCGGCGCCCTTTGTGCCGTTTACTCGAACGCCTTCGCGGCTAGCATTCGGCGCACCAAGCGAtgcaaatggaaatgaaatcatCAGCACACTCAGTCCATCAGCAGCAGATGGGCATGAAAAATTCGTTTCCTTCTCCAAAGATCGCACCCATTCGCCGAACGTGTCGCGACCGGAGTCGCCCAAGCAAACGCAACCGTCGATGCAGCAAATAATCAGCTCCTGGGAAGATCTCGGTATCGTGAGCCGCCTCACGCTTTTGCAGCTGAAAAGTCCG GACTGGCGGTTACGGTCCCAAGGTTTCTGTAGCATCGAGGAAGCACTTAAATCATCCGATAATCTGGCAAAGGTGCAACCCTATCTCGAGTCGCTGCTGCGCACGCTGCTGTCCTCGGAGCGGAATCTCGATGTCATTGACGATAAGGTGCGCATGTTGGTCAACCTGGTGTCCCGGCTACCGCTCGAAAACCTGGAGGACCGGGTGGGACAAATCATGACCGGCCTGTGCCGGCAGGGCGGCCCAGGAAGCAACACGGTGGCCAAGGCACTGATGCAACGATTACCAACGGCGGCCATTGTTCAGCGGTTACTATCGGATGACTTCCTGCATGCCAAAAGTTCCAAG TTTCGCGAGAATGCATTGCAAACGGTGCTGTTTGCTTTAATGACATTTCCGAGCACCTACTTTGACATCAAAACGCTTATTTCCCGAGCGACCGAAGCGGCACTGGATCGCAAGAAACGCGTCCGCCAT GCTGCGCTGGACGTGCTTGCTGTGCTGGGACAAATTAGCTCTCCTAAATTGGTTCTAGACGTTGTCTGCGCCGCTGTCGGAACACGCTCGGAAGGGAACCATCTGATCACGGCCGTCAAGGCACGCCTGGCTCGCAAGCAGCTTCCCTTCATTGGCCCCGATGGAAGCGTAGAGTACGCGATTAAAGTTCCTTCTAATCGGGCCAGCTCGGTCATCATGTTTGGGGCGGACGTCGATTGGATCGAGGCTGGTAGTGGGTCCGCTTCGCCCACCTTCAACCGGCCCGGGCGAAACAAATATCCTAGCTTTCAGGTGGAAAACAGTTCGTTTGAAGACATCAGACA GAAGCCAAGCTTCACCGTTTTTGACGAAATTAAACAACCAATTGAAACATCGAAAATTGCCACCCATTCGGGCTGGACATCTAAAATCCCGGTCTCATATGCG GATAATATGGCCCAGCCAGTAGGACCGACCAATG ccactcGACCAATGTACGGCAATGGACAATCTTCCAGGTCGTACCCGGAGCTGCTCGACAGCAAGCTGACCGCAGCCGCAGGAGCAAAGCCCGGCACAATCAACAACCGAAAGCTGGAGGGAAATTTGTCCGGCATACCGCAAATAGCGAATGGCAAACTTTCACGCAACGCaacatcctcctcctcttcgtcaAG ATTTCCCGAAATGGATCCGAAGACGAACGGTAAGGCCATGCTGGCGAAGAACAATAACCCGTACGAAATGAGGACACCGCGAATGCGGGGCAAGCTGTATTCCCGCAACAGTGATGGGTTTATGAGCGACACAATCG CTAGTGCCAATAAGCAAGTACACAACGACATCCGACCCGCTACGGATCCGGTGGTGGAAAGTGAAGGTTTCAGACAATCGAGATTTGGTATGCGGTTCTACAATCCGAATCTAATGGGAAG ccacaacaaacaacaaatgacTACGCATGTGCAGAAGCAGGATGTAGACCAGCGTCCTAATTTATCACCGAGCAAAGGCTTTaacaaccatcaccaccaccatcaccaccaccacgaccaccatGCGGCCAGCAACGGTGGCGCAAATAATCGGAGCAACAGTGCGAGCCATGGTGAACATCAGAGCTATTACGCCGATTCCAACATGGGCACCGGCAGCGGTACTGCACCGAGCACTCCGCATCGGACACGTTTCCTGGGCGAACATCAGCCACCGGCGGGGGCAGGCATTAATCAGGAAAGCTACATCATTCATCGGGACGAAAACTATGACAGCGAGCAGGACGAACGATCAAGTAACGATTCCACCTCTACCCGCATCATCTCCAACAGTATTTTGAACTTTCGAGAGCGCGACCGAGACCGGGTAACGGTTGGTGGGGATGGTCCTTACCCTGGTGCCCTATCCGGTGGCAGTCGTCCTCCATCGATACCGTCCGTTTCGCGACCACAGTCCGTTAGCTCGCACAAGTCGATCGGTTCGGGAGTGCTCAAGCATCAAGCAACGCCGGAAGGTCGTACATCGCGCACCAGTAACGCTTCGTACAGCAATGCGTCCATGAAGAATGCATCGATGGGGGACAATGGTTCGCTCAAATCGCACCGCTCGTTTGCGGGAAAAGCCCCTGGGGATGATCGTGCCGATGGTGAATGGTATGGGGAACGGGCTACGACACCGATTCATAGCGAAATGGATGGAATTAGCTCGAACCAGGTGCAGTATGAGTCGGACTATGATGAGGAGGACGATGAGCAGGAGCGAAAGCACGATAGACACTTAAAACCCAAATCACCGACCACTCCGAAGCGCTATCCTACACCAAGTCCCCGTCCATTGCAAGGCTCCTACTCCACAGAGGAACTGTCCAGTCATAATGCCTACAGGCAACAGGAgggggaggaagaggaggaggaggaggaagaaatcGAGGAAGAGCTGGCAATTTCCCGCCCCAGAAGCCGCGTGCAGTCGGCTAGCATGGGCAATTTGCAGCATCTGGATCGGATAGAGGTAGCAGAACAATCTCCGGTGCCGGTTTCACCGAAAAAAATTCTTAAGAAACCGTTTCTAGTGCGTCGCAGCAGCAAAGTGGCCCCCGTGAAGGAGGTCGTATCGAGCGTGAAGGCAAAGAACAAGCTCAACGAGGTGATCTTTCAGAAAACGTTGCGCCGGTTCGAGAAACCGAAGGACGCTCTCAACAACTGCCTGACGCACCTGGAAAGCCCGAACTGGGAGCAAAACATCAGTGGGCTTCAATTCTTCGTGCGACTCATACGCCACCATCCGGAGGTGATCGACACCCAGATACATCTGCTGTCGGTGGCTCTGGCGAAGCAGGTGCGCAACTTGCGCTCTCAGGTGGCCCGAGCCGCCTGCCAAGCTTCGGCCGAGTTTTTCGCCACCCATCGCCGGTGTCTGGAGGGTGAGGCGGAAGATATCGCAACGCATCTGCTGCACCGTACGGCAGACACCAACAAGTTCCTACGGGCCGACGCTACCCAGGCGCTGGAGGCCATGTGCGACAACGTATCGATTCCGAAGGTGGTGCACATCATTTCCTACAAGGGAGCGACGCACCAGAACGCGGTCGTGCGGACGACGGCCGCCAAGCTGCTGAACAAGATCGTGCAGCAGCTGGGCAGCGAGAAGGTGTTCGCATTGCCGAAGGAAACACGCGACAAGCTCATACTGACAGGGGCGCATCTGCTACTGGAGGGATCGCTGGAAACTCGCAACTACACCAAGAGCATGTTTAAGCAACTAGCAGACCACTCAAACTACAGCAAAGTATTATTAGAAGTGATACCTCCGCGGACCTATAGGAATATAGAGAAATCGCTGAACAGCATTCGGCAAATGTCTTAA